One window of Burkholderia thailandensis E264 genomic DNA carries:
- a CDS encoding peptidoglycan D,D-transpeptidase FtsI family protein, with protein MKPASKHTQGVKFASSPVLSVHLPMWRSKLVVFMLFIAFVALAMRAFWIQGPGNAFYQKQGESRYQRTLELPATRGKILDRNGLVLATSLPVRAIWAIPADVPDDLGADKLDALGKLLGMTTKELKAKLSEDKSFVYVKRQVPLDVAAEVAKLDIPGIYQRNEYKRFYPEGEITAHLIGFTNVEDEGQEGVELADQKLLVGTPGSRHVIKDRVGHIVEDVDAQVPPHNGTDVDLSIDSKIQYITYTNLKDAVEKFHAKAGAAMVVDVQTGEVLSLVNYPTYNPNDRSHLTGEQLRNRVLTDVFEPGSIMKPFTVSLALDLHRVTPNTLVETGNGHFVLDGAPITDDSGFGTLTVGGVIQKSSNIGATKIAMTMKPEEMWNMYTGIGLGQAPKVGFPGAAAGRLRPWKSWRRIEQATMSYGYGLSVSLFQLARAYTAIAHDGELMPVTIFKTNDAQPATGPRIFSPTTAREVRTMLESVVSPQGTSPNAAVPGYRVGGKSGTAYKQVGRGYDHKKYRASFVGMAPMPNPRIVVAVSVDEPTVGGHFGGQVSGPVFSAIVGDTLRALNVPPNMPVKQLVVSDDTANAAAAQKLAANAPAKHMIVSSTTHNRPGVVR; from the coding sequence ATGAAGCCCGCTTCAAAGCACACGCAAGGCGTGAAGTTCGCCTCGAGCCCGGTGCTGTCGGTCCATCTGCCGATGTGGCGCTCGAAGCTCGTCGTGTTCATGCTGTTCATCGCGTTCGTCGCGCTCGCGATGCGCGCGTTCTGGATTCAGGGCCCGGGCAACGCGTTCTATCAGAAGCAGGGCGAAAGCCGCTATCAGCGCACCCTCGAATTGCCGGCGACGCGCGGCAAGATCCTCGATCGCAACGGCCTCGTGCTCGCGACGAGCCTGCCCGTGCGCGCGATCTGGGCGATTCCCGCCGACGTGCCCGACGATCTCGGCGCGGACAAGCTCGACGCGCTCGGCAAATTGCTCGGAATGACGACGAAGGAGCTGAAGGCGAAGCTGTCGGAAGACAAGTCGTTCGTCTACGTGAAGCGCCAGGTGCCGCTCGACGTGGCCGCCGAGGTCGCGAAGCTCGACATCCCGGGCATCTATCAGCGCAACGAATACAAGCGCTTCTATCCGGAAGGCGAGATCACCGCGCACCTGATCGGCTTCACGAACGTCGAGGACGAAGGGCAGGAGGGCGTCGAGCTCGCCGACCAGAAGCTGCTCGTCGGCACGCCGGGCAGCCGCCACGTGATCAAGGACCGGGTCGGCCATATCGTCGAGGACGTCGATGCGCAGGTGCCGCCGCACAACGGCACCGACGTCGACCTGTCGATCGACAGCAAGATCCAGTACATCACGTATACGAACCTGAAGGATGCGGTCGAGAAGTTCCACGCGAAAGCAGGCGCGGCGATGGTGGTCGACGTGCAGACGGGCGAGGTGTTGTCGCTCGTCAATTATCCGACGTACAACCCGAACGACCGCTCGCACCTGACGGGCGAGCAACTGCGCAACCGCGTGCTGACCGATGTGTTCGAGCCGGGCTCGATCATGAAGCCGTTTACGGTGTCGCTCGCGCTCGACTTGCATCGCGTGACGCCGAACACGCTCGTCGAGACGGGTAACGGCCATTTCGTGCTCGACGGCGCGCCGATCACCGACGATTCGGGCTTCGGCACGCTGACCGTCGGCGGCGTGATCCAGAAATCGAGCAATATCGGCGCGACGAAGATCGCGATGACGATGAAGCCCGAGGAAATGTGGAATATGTATACGGGCATTGGGCTCGGGCAGGCGCCGAAGGTTGGCTTTCCCGGCGCGGCGGCGGGCCGGCTGCGTCCGTGGAAGAGCTGGCGGCGCATCGAGCAGGCGACGATGTCGTACGGCTACGGCCTGTCGGTGTCGCTGTTCCAGCTTGCGCGCGCGTACACCGCGATCGCGCACGACGGCGAGCTGATGCCCGTGACGATCTTCAAGACGAACGACGCGCAGCCCGCGACCGGGCCGCGCATCTTCTCGCCGACGACGGCTCGTGAAGTGCGCACGATGCTCGAATCCGTCGTGTCGCCGCAGGGTACGTCGCCGAATGCGGCGGTGCCCGGCTACCGCGTCGGCGGCAAGAGCGGCACTGCTTACAAGCAGGTCGGCCGCGGCTATGATCACAAGAAGTATCGTGCGTCGTTCGTCGGGATGGCGCCGATGCCGAATCCGCGCATCGTCGTCGCCGTGTCGGTCGACGAGCCGACGGTGGGCGGCCACTTCGGCGGCCAGGTGTCAGGCCCCGTGTTCTCCGCGATCGTCGGCGATACGCTGCGCGCGCTGAATGTACCGCCCAACATGCCGGTCAAGCAGCTCGTCGTGTCTGACGATACGGCGAACGCCGCCGCTGCGCAGAAGCTGGCCGCGAATGCGCCGGCGAAACACATGATCGTGTCGAGCACGACACACAACCGTCCTGGAGTAGTTCGATGA
- the ftsL gene encoding cell division protein FtsL — MSRLNIFLLIIVMGCALSVVNSTNQQRQIFIQLQRAQSQEHQLQQDYAQLQYQQSALSKTSRIEQLATSSLKMQPITTGRTQYLTLSPGAAKAVDAPLPASAAPQGGAR, encoded by the coding sequence ATGAGCCGCCTCAATATCTTCCTGCTGATCATCGTGATGGGATGCGCGTTGTCGGTCGTCAATTCGACGAACCAGCAGCGGCAGATCTTCATTCAATTGCAGCGCGCGCAATCGCAGGAGCATCAGCTCCAGCAGGACTACGCGCAGCTTCAATATCAGCAGAGCGCGCTGTCGAAGACGTCGCGCATCGAGCAACTCGCGACGAGCTCGCTGAAGATGCAGCCGATCACGACGGGGCGCACCCAATATCTGACGCTCTCGCCCGGCGCGGCGAAGGCGGTCGACGCGCCGCTGCCGGCATCCGCCGCGCCGCAGGGAGGCGCGCGATGA